Proteins from a genomic interval of Rubinisphaera italica:
- a CDS encoding 16S rRNA (uracil(1498)-N(3))-methyltransferase, translating into MSKRYYYPAPWLERDLELKDSEAHHLLHVMRAQVGEEVELFDGAGGVAPAKITNLKRKTVGLEIDLSRKEVTEEADFKIRLATAVPKGERFRWLVEKATELGVAELIPLNMERSSVTPRESKIEKHRQYIVEACKQSGRNHLMVLQEMQSFTDFCKLTSEENTKCLLGDLNNEFESLQELQSWVKSTTSLTIVIGPEGGLSDQEFEMTSEYGMKRWQVGRHILRTETAGLAMATLANLLSH; encoded by the coding sequence ACCTATTGCATGTGATGCGGGCTCAGGTTGGTGAAGAAGTGGAGTTATTCGACGGAGCTGGGGGAGTTGCACCGGCGAAGATAACGAATCTGAAAAGAAAAACGGTGGGGCTCGAAATTGATCTTTCTCGCAAAGAAGTTACTGAGGAAGCTGACTTCAAAATTAGATTGGCGACTGCTGTTCCTAAAGGAGAACGCTTTCGCTGGCTGGTCGAGAAAGCGACCGAGTTGGGCGTTGCGGAATTGATTCCCCTGAATATGGAACGCTCATCAGTGACTCCCAGGGAATCGAAAATTGAAAAACACCGACAATATATTGTCGAAGCCTGTAAACAATCCGGGCGTAATCATTTGATGGTTTTGCAGGAGATGCAATCGTTTACTGATTTTTGCAAGTTGACCTCAGAAGAGAATACGAAGTGTCTCCTGGGGGATTTAAACAACGAGTTTGAATCCCTTCAAGAACTGCAATCCTGGGTAAAGTCAACGACATCATTAACGATCGTTATCGGACCAGAGGGGGGATTAAGCGACCAGGAATTTGAAATGACATCTGAATACGGAATGAAACGCTGGCAAGTCGGCAGGCATATTCTCAGAACGGAAACCGCTGGGCTGGCGATGGCAACATTGGCGAACTTGCTCAGTCATTAA
- a CDS encoding SGNH/GDSL hydrolase family protein: MLRLMMLSCLMGGMLCSPLFAQTYTTKKGQNPAFAEVTDDPALPRVLIVGDSISIGYTPALREILKGKANVHRIPTNGGPTSRGIDNIDQWLGDGNWDVIHFNWGLHDIVYMTKEGVKNSDQKGQHQVPIADYEKNLRALVERMEKTGAALIWRNTTPVPENSAYRVAGEELPYNAVAAKIMKEHNIPTDDHYTYVMKHMAEVQRPENVHFTQAGSRKLAELAAKAIEAQLK, translated from the coding sequence ATGCTTCGATTGATGATGCTCTCCTGCTTGATGGGCGGAATGCTTTGTTCGCCTCTTTTCGCTCAAACTTACACCACAAAAAAGGGACAGAACCCCGCCTTTGCAGAAGTGACTGACGATCCGGCTTTGCCTCGGGTTTTGATTGTGGGAGATTCCATTTCCATCGGCTACACCCCTGCACTTCGGGAGATCCTTAAAGGCAAGGCCAACGTGCATCGGATTCCGACCAATGGCGGCCCCACTTCGCGCGGAATCGATAACATCGATCAATGGCTCGGGGATGGCAACTGGGATGTCATCCACTTCAACTGGGGATTGCACGACATTGTCTATATGACCAAAGAGGGTGTGAAAAACTCTGATCAAAAAGGTCAGCATCAGGTTCCGATTGCAGATTACGAAAAAAATCTGCGTGCGTTAGTCGAACGGATGGAGAAAACAGGTGCGGCGTTGATCTGGCGAAACACGACACCCGTACCGGAAAATTCTGCCTACCGGGTCGCCGGTGAGGAACTGCCTTACAATGCCGTAGCCGCGAAGATTATGAAAGAACACAACATTCCGACGGACGATCATTACACCTATGTGATGAAACATATGGCAGAAGTTCAGCGCCCCGAGAATGTCCACTTCACTCAGGCAGGCTCCCGCAAGCTGGCAGAACTGGCTGCCAAAGCGATTGAGGCTCAACTCAAGTAG
- a CDS encoding SDR family NAD(P)-dependent oxidoreductase, translating to MTRWPGISQFGLSDNVALITGGSKGLGEAMAAGLASAGANVFLVSRHLSEAQAAAEKIMEEYSVKAVGYAADVSQENEVQAMVEACRSEFGKIDILINNAGINIRGPIEELSLEDFRKVQSINVDALWLCAKYVIPIMKERNYGRIINMASTLGLVGLANRTPYATSKGAVVQMTRALGLELAADKITVNAICPGPFLTPMNIPIAETEEAKTFIVGATALERWGDLKEIQGAAIFLASPASSYMTGSMLTVDGGWTAR from the coding sequence ATGACGCGCTGGCCTGGTATTTCTCAATTTGGTTTGTCCGACAATGTTGCCCTGATTACCGGTGGTTCGAAAGGGTTAGGCGAAGCGATGGCGGCCGGGTTGGCTTCAGCCGGGGCGAATGTTTTTCTTGTCAGCCGACATTTATCGGAAGCTCAAGCGGCTGCGGAAAAAATCATGGAGGAATATTCCGTCAAAGCTGTCGGCTATGCCGCAGATGTTTCTCAAGAAAATGAAGTGCAGGCGATGGTCGAGGCCTGCCGATCAGAATTTGGGAAAATCGATATCCTCATCAACAATGCGGGCATCAATATCCGGGGGCCGATAGAAGAGTTGAGCCTGGAAGATTTCCGTAAAGTTCAAAGCATCAATGTCGATGCCCTCTGGCTCTGTGCCAAGTACGTCATTCCGATAATGAAGGAACGGAACTACGGTCGCATCATTAATATGGCCAGCACACTTGGCTTAGTCGGCCTGGCCAATCGCACTCCTTACGCGACCAGCAAAGGAGCTGTCGTACAGATGACGCGGGCTCTTGGACTGGAACTGGCAGCCGATAAAATCACCGTCAATGCCATCTGCCCAGGCCCGTTTCTCACACCGATGAACATTCCGATTGCTGAAACCGAAGAAGCCAAAACATTTATTGTGGGAGCAACGGCTCTGGAGCGTTGGGGCGATCTCAAAGAGATTCAGGGAGCAGCCATCTTTTTAGCGAGCCCGGCATCGAGCTATATGACCGGCAGTATGTTAACGGTTGATGGTGGTTGGACTGCTCGCTGA
- a CDS encoding M90 family metallopeptidase: MIKWLSKYFSSEQSYPLPKEWQKILARNAAFRTQLDPATQKRLDLGIAAFVRDKYWEGCGGLELSDEHRVTIAAHALKITLGFEEDYFDDVQTILVYPSTYKAQAKENIGGGIIVEGKSARLGESWYHGPVILAWSDIESQILHRGNPRNVIAHEFAHQLDYRNGPAADGVPPIESAEQATRWLDVMKREYEKLCQICQHRGKRSVLDCYGATNRAEFFAVATESFFEDANRLSSECPELFQEMMGFYQQDPRQQMI; encoded by the coding sequence ATGATTAAGTGGTTGAGTAAATACTTTTCTTCAGAACAATCTTATCCATTACCGAAAGAGTGGCAGAAGATTCTTGCACGGAATGCTGCGTTCCGCACTCAACTTGATCCCGCAACTCAAAAGCGTCTCGATCTGGGAATTGCTGCTTTTGTCAGAGACAAATACTGGGAAGGCTGCGGCGGGCTTGAGTTGAGCGATGAACATCGAGTAACAATCGCTGCCCATGCTTTAAAGATCACACTCGGATTTGAAGAGGATTATTTTGACGATGTCCAAACAATTCTTGTCTACCCTTCAACGTACAAAGCTCAGGCGAAAGAAAACATTGGCGGGGGAATTATCGTCGAAGGCAAATCAGCTCGGCTGGGAGAATCGTGGTATCATGGGCCTGTGATTCTCGCCTGGTCGGATATTGAATCTCAGATCCTGCACCGAGGAAATCCCCGCAATGTGATCGCTCATGAGTTTGCTCATCAGCTGGATTATCGGAATGGTCCGGCTGCGGATGGCGTTCCTCCGATTGAATCGGCCGAGCAGGCCACACGCTGGCTGGATGTGATGAAACGGGAATACGAAAAGCTTTGCCAGATCTGCCAACATCGCGGCAAGCGATCGGTCCTCGATTGTTACGGCGCCACAAACCGAGCCGAATTCTTTGCTGTGGCTACAGAAAGTTTTTTCGAAGATGCCAATCGTCTCTCCAGTGAATGCCCGGAGTTATTTCAGGAAATGATGGGCTTTTACCAACAGGACCCTCGTCAACAGATGATCTGA
- a CDS encoding FG-GAP repeat domain-containing protein, with the protein MNSMKFSMICLASGMLLAASTQTFADKPLKFEAKRLTVDANEGIDVADVDNDGQLDIISGRNWFRAPEYVPHPLRMIEDWNGYVVSNGDFAYDVNKDGWVDLISGGFLQTEICWYENPKEEGLRLGQMWKKHVLVDSQLSQNEGNLFLDIDGDDVPEFLVNSWNKTNPTCVWKLTTKEVEQKVEGKGKSGANASGTLTTQVPALDKWLIGERANGHGMAIGDINNDGLTDILVGQGWYEQPAENADSQQWKYHADWLDWHAAVPCLVRDLNGDGRNDIIWAKGHDYGIYWWEVTGVDENGSLQWKEHEIDKSFSQAHALHFADLDGDGQDELITGKRVRAHNGNDPGGREPAGIYYYEWDPIALKFTRHDIDISGNVGIGLQIRTADLDGDGKLDIAVAGKSGTHVIFNRGQK; encoded by the coding sequence ATGAACTCTATGAAATTCTCTATGATCTGTCTGGCTTCTGGAATGCTATTGGCAGCTTCCACACAGACATTTGCTGACAAACCACTCAAGTTCGAAGCCAAGCGGTTGACTGTTGATGCCAATGAGGGAATCGATGTGGCCGATGTCGATAACGATGGTCAGCTCGATATCATTTCCGGTCGCAACTGGTTTCGGGCGCCTGAATATGTGCCGCATCCGTTGCGAATGATTGAGGACTGGAACGGATATGTTGTGAGCAATGGCGATTTTGCTTACGACGTGAACAAGGATGGCTGGGTCGATTTGATTTCCGGCGGCTTCCTGCAGACGGAAATCTGCTGGTACGAGAACCCCAAAGAAGAAGGCCTGCGACTGGGGCAGATGTGGAAAAAACATGTGCTGGTCGACAGCCAGCTCAGTCAGAATGAGGGAAATCTGTTTCTGGATATCGATGGCGATGATGTCCCCGAGTTTCTGGTCAACAGCTGGAATAAAACGAATCCGACCTGCGTCTGGAAACTGACTACGAAAGAAGTCGAGCAAAAGGTTGAAGGCAAAGGTAAGTCGGGAGCAAATGCTTCCGGAACTCTTACCACACAAGTTCCTGCGTTAGACAAATGGTTAATCGGCGAACGGGCCAACGGTCACGGCATGGCGATTGGCGACATCAATAACGATGGCCTCACCGATATTCTCGTCGGTCAGGGCTGGTACGAACAACCAGCCGAGAACGCCGATTCTCAGCAATGGAAATATCATGCCGACTGGCTCGACTGGCACGCTGCCGTGCCTTGCCTGGTGCGGGATCTCAATGGCGATGGTCGAAACGATATCATCTGGGCCAAAGGTCACGACTACGGCATCTACTGGTGGGAAGTGACCGGAGTTGATGAAAACGGCAGCCTGCAGTGGAAAGAACATGAGATCGACAAAAGCTTCTCTCAAGCTCATGCCCTGCACTTTGCCGACCTTGATGGCGATGGTCAGGACGAATTGATTACCGGAAAACGTGTTCGTGCTCATAACGGAAACGATCCCGGCGGACGCGAACCAGCCGGAATTTATTATTACGAATGGGATCCCATCGCATTAAAATTCACTCGGCACGATATCGACATCAGCGGAAACGTCGGGATTGGCCTGCAGATTCGCACCGCCGATCTCGATGGCGATGGCAAACTGGATATTGCAGTTGCAGGAAAATCAGGAACCCATGTGATTTTCAATCGGGGTCAGAAGTAA
- a CDS encoding SRPBCC family protein, whose product MEYSASIEIDRPIKEVFELTNEHVPEWSKIVVEEQLIHNTPEVVGTSFRSVTESNGNRMIFEGTVTNYEPPHLNAVHLIGETFDIETAFTFEDLGGRTRVTQYSSVQGKGFFRLLFKLLGKFMYKSGCKASLKELENLKQFCETYVAQPNSN is encoded by the coding sequence TTGGAATATTCTGCCAGTATTGAAATTGACCGTCCCATTAAAGAAGTATTTGAACTGACCAATGAGCATGTTCCTGAATGGAGCAAGATTGTGGTTGAAGAACAACTCATTCACAATACTCCAGAAGTTGTGGGAACATCATTTCGCTCTGTGACTGAAAGTAATGGCAATCGAATGATTTTTGAGGGAACTGTTACCAATTACGAACCGCCTCACTTGAATGCTGTTCATTTAATCGGGGAAACCTTTGATATTGAAACCGCATTCACCTTTGAAGATCTTGGTGGTCGCACAAGAGTGACTCAATATTCGAGTGTTCAAGGCAAAGGCTTCTTTCGCCTTCTTTTTAAGTTGCTTGGGAAATTCATGTACAAATCCGGCTGCAAAGCCAGTCTCAAAGAACTCGAAAATCTAAAGCAGTTTTGTGAAACTTACGTTGCTCAGCCGAACTCTAATTAA